The Apium graveolens cultivar Ventura chromosome 3, ASM990537v1, whole genome shotgun sequence sequence CAcaaaattttgccgccgtcgacgatgaacttcggtgagtagacggtggacggtgatgatttttatctgagtcataaatttataaaaacaaataAAGTGATTCGTATAATTAGTTTTTGAATGTAAATATTTATTGTAAAGTCGTATTGAATCGTTGATTGCGAAATTGTGATTGTTGGGATTTGGAcatcgattatgtttcgacgagtaggcttataaatagaggagtcgctgtccaaattttctgaaaattattttatttacgAAACGTGTACTATATTATATTAAATGTTTAGTTATTGTTAATATCGTtacatggatatatatatatatatgtacattatacgtgtcgggttatcgaattgggttatttaggttcgaggatatcaagcatgtcggtataactaattaggttATTCTGTTACTGTAGATCCCAGTCAAAGTTCGCGAGGACCAAAGTCAGTCAACCGCAACTACCCTAGGAATCCCGAAAAATCGTCacaaggaaagtacccctgatcatacttttatggttcagtatatatgaatagacTGTTGTTTTATTATCGAACAGGaacaaaaacgttttaagttacgtatcccctgtagttataatcATCTGTTTAaaatctgttttggggaaaagtaacttcgaagaggtacctatctcaaatgaaaatgatttgtgaaaCAATTTTACGTGTGCTGTTAAATGAACGATTTTAaactgagataggtacaagtgatttgaaaattggataaaatgatcagatattgtatacataggggccagagtggcctattgaggttgcgtaagaggctaactcggttgTGCGTACTACATAatcgattagtccagcaggtcaaaGACCTAGCTAATctttgagttccggaacaggtttatgggatggcagttgatagcctgatcaactatcttcacatatccactacgtattctatttggctttgtgattcccgtaacagaataagtgatttatacagttgaattataaatgtgaatagcatgctaaatttggactctggtatttacacagcacacaactatattgttttattaagagcgtgctagtcagtgatatccagttttaAATGTTGTTATCTTGACAGGGAGTTAAAATGATTTACAGGTTACTGTTTTATAGttatgttcctataattgtttacattactgttttactCAGATATTTATATGTTGGTACTAATGAGTGAttatatgctcacccttgcaacctgttatatatctcgcagatgcctagacgATCTATCAGACCTGGTCAGAACAGAGTTTCAGCCCcttccggtcccggctcctctgaggtagtttgtatcagaccatatGCGACCAGAAGAGTTGCTAAATAAGTTAGTGTGTCAGACTtttaaataaatgatttataaTAGCGAGTAgcttaaatcatacttgaacctggatcagatcttggttttgggggtcgtcttaatataataataataatcttgtagTTTGTATTTGTGGTTTGTTGTGTTTAGTGaagtcaactcctgaccccggggttgaggccgtcacaatctTAACCTGATTATATCCGGAAAAAGCGTCCATGAAGCTGAGCATCACATGTCCCGAGGTTGCATCGGTTAGTTGATTAATGTTAGGGAGAGGGTTGAATATTTTGGGCATGCTGAATTCAGGCTTGTTTAGTCGacacacatcctccactttccattgggTTTTTTGACCAGCACCACATTAGCCAGCCAATCTGGATACTTGATTTCACAAATGATGTTCGCCTTGAGGAATTTTTCCACTTCATCATCGATTTCTTGTTGTCGCTCCGGGAGAAATTCCTTCATTTTCGCTTAATTGGACTTTGTTTAGGATCAACGTCCAAGCTATGCATTGCAACTGATTCATCGATCACGGGCATATCTTCCGGTGCCCAGGAAAATACATCGGCATATTCTCTTAACAACTCGACGAGCTCTTTCTGGAAGGTTGATTCCAGGCCTTTTCCAATTCTCAACTTCCGGGTGGGGTACACGGGATTAAGTTCTACTTCCACAATGTGTTCAGCCGGCTCGACCTTGGTTTTTTCTTTGGTTTCAACAAACTTTTGGATCCGGGCATATGCGTTGGTTACGATTTGTCCCGAATCTTCTATAACATTCACATCCAATTTGGGTCTTTTGCCGAGGTGCTCTCGGTGTTTCTTTTAGTTTTGTACCTTGGGTAGGGACATTGCTTTTCACCTGTTCTCGGGCTCTATTTCAGCCATGACTAAAGCCTTCCCGTAGCACATGCCTTCCATGTCTCTATCTACTTTGAGCTCTCATATGCCTCCCGGTGTGGGGAACTTGAGCTTCAAATATATTGTTGACGGGATAGACCGGAGCTTGGTGATAGTGGGCCTCCCGAGGATCATATAGTAAGATGATGCTGCACTTATTACGTAGAACTTCATAACATGAGAAACCAGCTGGGGACAGTTGCAAAAGTCACAGGGAGATAGATTACGCCCCAGATATGTATCATTGAATTTTCGAATCCATAAGAGGGTCTTCTAGGCAGAAGTCTATTCGTAGGTGGTCGAGTTTCATTCTATTAAGTGTGTGTTCGAAAACTATGTTTGTAAAAGAACCATTATCGATTAAGATCCTTTTTACCTCATTATATGCAACATCGAGAGTCACCACCAACGCTTGGTTGTGATCCGGGTCCAGACCCTCATAATCTGAATAGGAGAAGTAAATCGGCTCATCCTCGAATAGTTGGATCATCATAACATCATTATCCACGTCTAGGCTCCGGGGTGGTGAAGTTGTGCCACCAAAGACAACATTGACCATATGCTTGCCATTTCCCGGGGCTTTGTCTTTGTCATTCAACTTTCTCTGCACATACTGGTTCATGTTTCCTTTCTTGATTTGATCTTCGATGAACATTTTAAAGGAGAAATAGTTTTCAGTTGTGTGACCGTGATCTTCATGGTACCCACAATGCTTGTCCCTTGCCCTATTCTCTGGCGGTGCAAGTAAGGGTTTTGGGGGATAATAAAAGTGTTTTCCTTTAACTTCCCTTAAGATATCAACCTGGGGCCTGTTGAGAGGCGTCCATTCGAGATCCGGCTTTGGCTCTCTCTTGGACCTCAGTTTTCTATCATTCATTTGAGGTCCTGAATATCCATCCCGGGGTGGGGTTCTCTGGGAGCGTTGGATGTAGTTAGACTATTTGTCAACCTTGAGCCTTTTATCTTTCCTGTATGATGAGCGTCTTTCCCATGACTCATCATTATCATGGATCCTTCTATTCATCTTTATTGATGTAAGGAAGTCATTCTCTTTTATGAACTTAAAGGCTAGTGCGTAAGCGGATGTGAGGCTCTGGGGTTCTCTGTGGATCAGATCTTTGAAATAACCTTCACAAGTCACAAGGTGTAAATTTCTTCGAAATATGTTCAAAGCCTTTTTTTCCTCCAGGTTGGAGAGTTGGTTAACAGCTTCTTGGAATCTCTTGATAAACTCGGAGAATGATTCCTTACTTATTTGTTGTATTGTTTACAAATGGCACATTTGTAATTAAAGTCATCTGGTTGGCCTGGAATctcttcaagaaaaatttctggAAGTCTTTCCATGAATCTACACTCCGGGACGGAATCCGGCTGAACCACTTTTGTGCTCCTTCTTTTAGTGTTGATGCGAAGAAACGACACCTTGTGAGGTCACTGTAGTCATAGATGTTCGAAATTTGTTCGAAGTAATTGAGGTGCTCCTCGGGGTCAACCAGCCCATTGAAAGAATAAAAGTTGAAGTGTTTAAGCCCAGATTCCCGGGAAGTGGACTCCGGTTTTTTGGTGAAGGGGGTGGCAGCTGCACCTACTTCCATGTTGCCTTCGACTTTTCTTTTAAGGTCACGCAGAGCCAGAGCCATTTGCTCTTACTTTGACTCTTTTTCGGGTTCGGAGTCCGAAGAAACATGAATTATGTGGGCTTTTTTCTTCAATTTTGCCTCTTCTTCCTGAATTCTCTTTTCAATAATTGCCTTGGCTTTAGCCTCTTCCTCTTTCCGAATCCAGTCCCGGAGAGAGGCCCTTCTAACTTCATCACGGGCATCATCAATTGGCATTTTCATGTTTTTGGCGATTCGATCCAAAACAAAGCCGCGGATTTCTCCGGAGTGTTCTTCTTCCTGGTCTCTGGATCGGGTTTCGGGCTCTGGATGGTTCTTCTCTTTCCACAGGTTCATTGCAGCTTGGATCTGTTCCCGAGTCATGTTCCCCCAGGGATTTTTAGAAGTTTCTGCATACTTATGAGCTTCCTTTGCAATAATTAACCTCTGATCTCCTGGTTGGAGAGGTTGCGATGAGGTACGGTTTATGGGGAACCCTTCCACAATATCATCTATGTCACCGTCCCTGGGCGGGGCGGTTGGAGGCGGAACTGGTCCGAAAATGGCAGCTTTGCTCTTTCTTGTAGTCATCTCTCTCAACAATGCGTAAGAATCACATCTAAACAAGGTGTGTGCTTATACAACAATACGTAAGACTAGATTTAAGTATGTGGTAATCACAGACATAACCCAGTATGTGCTCACGTATTATGACAAATATGGCTAAACAAGATCTACTAATGACACCTTAAAAGCAAAAGCGTTGAACAAAGTAGATTTGAAAAATTAAAACTGTAATCTTACGGGGGTGAGAGATTCAGGTCTCCTGGGGAGAGTAGAGAGATTTAAAACAACGACACCACTGAGCGGAGGTTCGatccctccttctagcgccaatgataactCCAATCTTTACCTGAGCTCCTCTTCCCTTATATTCGGACTCAGCCTCCATTTTATGCAGGAAAGGGTGCACAAGTGGTTGAGTTGTAGGTGGGGCACCTGCAAAACAGAACCGTCCCCGCcgcacctccggtgtgagaattAGTTAGGGTTTTGGAGAAAAAGGGTAAAATAGAAATTATACAGTAGGagtggtgtgtgtatatgtgtgtagGTGAATAGGAATCAGTAACCCCAAAATACCTTTTGGTTAACCTTTTATATGCTTCCTATTAGGGTTTGGAGATTTGTAACTTAAATCTGGGCCGTTGGCGTGTGCTGGATTAGAGAACGCGTTGACGTCTGTGATGGACCAACATATCTCCGAATTCGGACCGTTAAAAAGTTTCAGATTTGGGTAATCTGAACGGTGGTGATGTTGTCACGTGTCCACGCCCTTCCTCTATTATTATTTGGGCCGTGGGCTCATTTTATTAGGGCTCTGAGCTAATATAGATTGGGCTAATAAAATAAGATACTTGTAAAGGCTCCGGTGAGGCAATAAAGATATTACATTGTAACCTTGAGCATATTTGGACAAGTTACAAATTATGGAAATGACTGGACAAGGCACAAACTTAAATAAGATGACTAAACAAATCAAACCGCCACCAAAAAATCCAATTATACTCGTATCATTCACAGTAAATTGAACTCGATTCCAAGGTAAACAAACAACTAACAAGGATAGCATTGTTTGAGTTTCTTGAATAATTTCTTCAGATAGCAAATGGAAATGAGGAATTTAGTTGGTGTCAAGAGACATCCAAAAATAGTAGGAAAATTAGTAAAGGTGATAATTTTTCGATTTCGACTTTTTTACATACGGATTTTATCGATTTTTTTCCATTTCGGTTCGGTTTCAATTTTTTGTTTGGTAAATAATTGAATGCTCACTGATGAGAAAAAATGCATTTTATTGGATTTGCATGTTGTGGCCTTGTGGGTGTATTCGTTCGTATCAGTTCTTCCTACTCAATCCTCGTTCAATGTTTGAATTTGATTGCTAATGCTTTGTGAACTTTAAATCTTAAGAGATATAGTCATGTAAATAATATTGAAAAAAAGCTGAGCTCAATAAGTTTAAAATTCGACattttaaaaaatttgaacaATAAAAGAAGATTCAGCTGAGACCAAGTTTATAAAACTCTTTCCTCTTTGTGCTGGTACCTTTAACATTCTGAGGTCCTGCGGATACTTGGAATCGTGGACGTAACAATTACACTTCATCGCCACAAAGATTCCAGTGGGTTCCACCAAAATCTAAAACACAACAGCAGCCATTAACCTTAAAATTAACTTATGCAGGAAAAACATTCACCGGGAACAGAACTGAATCTCCAAGAAAAATGGAAAAACTCTGCAGCAACTTTGATCTTAACCCGCCACAAATTTCTTCGATTTCCACCAAATTTCCGACAAGACCAACTTCATCACTTGCTTACATTTCTCATATATCGTGCTCAAATGGTAGTAGACACCACAAATTTGTGGTACAAAAAATAGTTTCTACACCCAAGAATGGTTCTAGTTCACAATTTGATAAAACTGGGGATTCTGTTGGGTTGAATCAAGGACTGGTAAAGAGTATTGGTAGAGGACTTGTTGGTTTTGCTGCTGCTCTAGCTGTTTGTGTTGATTCTCCAGCTTTAGCTGAGTCTTTAACTGTTGCATTCCCTGTTTCTCCTGCTCATGaggtactctctctctctctctctctctctctcgccctccctctccctctctctctctctctgtgttgcaaataaataattatttgttGGGTAGGTAAATACAGTGCAGAGAACTCTTGTGGAAGCTTGGAGTTTGATTAGAGAGACCTTTGTTGACCCTACTTTTAATCACCAAGGTAAGCCCGAGTACTTTCATCATAATTCTTGTTATTTGTTTTTGTGAGATGTTTAAATGAGGTTGTATAAATTTAGCATTCAAATTGTGGTTGAGATGATACGAGATTTTTTAATTTGTAGATTGGGATATGAAGCTACAACAAACAATGGTTGAAATGTTTCCGCTCCGATCAGCTGATGCCGCTTATAATAAGATCAGCGGAATGCTTGCTACGCTTGGTGACCCCTTTACACGAATTATCAGTCCAAAGGTCTCCTTTTTTTACTCATCACATCCTTCCGAATATTTTATTTGTACTGCTTCTTTTGGGGCCATTTTACACAAGACATCCGTGTACATTATGTATGTCAATTACTGGCGATGGAATCACATTTATATACATATTGCTTTGTCATCCATTCTCAACTATCTAACCACAGTTATTGTGGAACCTACATCGTTTTTTTGTTCTTAGTTTGGGCTCAAGTGAATTTAACCTGCAGGAGTACCAAAGTTTCAGAATTGGCAGCGATGGAAACTTACGTGGAGTTGGTCTATTCATAAATGTCGATCCAAAGTCAGGACATCTGGTTTGTCAATTCAAACTTTAATTTACATGGTAGATTTCTTTGTATTAACTGTTTCAACCAAGATTTGTGGATTGATGAAATTATCAAGTCATAGTACAGGGAACATGTTTAACGGCTATACTAGATACAGTAGCAGCATAGTCTTTTTTCATCTATAAGTAGCTCGACTTTTGAATGATTGTATCTGCGGACTATTCTCCTCTGGCTTTATGTGGATAGTGTAAACTTAATAAAACATAACATTAAGGAGAACTTTAAAAATATAAGCTGATGCGATTCACCAATGGCAAAAAAAAATGATTAGTGTTTCAACTCAAAGAAACTATATTGTGAAAATTTGTATGGCGCCATGTAGTAACTTTGAGACGCGTTCATCATAATGATGATGTGTTTTGTACACAATGCGCAATTGTCCGCTATCATATGAAACTTTGACATCATGGTATCTTACTCTGAATATCTTTTGGGGGGGGGACCTTGCAACACAAATATATGTTAGATGCATGTGAacaatttattaaaatttaagtcGGCAATAGTACTACTAGTATTGAATGACAATTATAAAATTTGCGTTTATAGTAAGTATCTCATGTATTATTCAGGTCGTTATGTCTTGCCTAGAGGGTAGCCCAGCAGATCGTGCTGGCATACATGAAGGAGACGAGTTAATGGAAATCAATGGTATGTCAATGTTAAACTCCTGCATTTTAATCTGTATTTCTAAGGTGGATACTGCAAGTAGCATGTATTGTTTGATATTTTTCCAGTAACAATAGATGCTATAATGACATATTTAAAACTTATGTTGCATCTTTCTCAGGCCTTGAGGGAATATCTTTAATTTGTGGAATTAGTTACTGCACTGTCATAATTTCTTTGTTTCAACAATCTGTATAAGCCTCTAGCTGCCTTCTTGAATAGGTCATCCTTTCTAAAAAAATTAGACAATTATAAGGCTATGTTTGTTTGCAAAGATTACAAGATCTCCAGATTCCAAAATATCTATATATAGCTTATACTCTTTTATTTATACTTCAAGCCTTATCATAATCCTGCAGTCTTTTTTTTAATTACTTTCTAGTTCATTTTGGTTAAGTTTTTTATACCACAATCTCCCTGGATTTATTAATATGGTTGAAATAATATAAATAGTATTCTCCATGAGATGACATAAGAGAGATATAGTAGAAAGTTGGAGTGATTAAGCAAATCATCTGGGAATTATTGACTGTGAGAACAACATAGTCTAAAAGAACCAGTATTGAAGATGGTCTTATATTTTCTGTATATATATCATACTGATTACAGTTATGAAGTTTCGATACGTTAGTGATCAGGCTACTTAAAATATCAGTACATTCATGTTGCTAAGAGCTTTTAGATGTATTTCTAATTTTATAACTTattaagaatatatatatatatataacttttgaAATGCTCGTGGATTCTTTTTACCCTTTATACTTACCATAAAGCAAATTAATTGGAACTTATAAACAACTTACTGCACAGCAATCACCTAACAAAAAGAATAGGATAATAGATTCAACACATCTGAAAATCTTTTGGAGAAAGGCAGAAGAGAAAGAATAAAATATGTTAAGGCTTTTAAAGATCCAAAGTCGACAAAAAGGACGACCGGAATCAGGCAACACGCTGCATGTGCTTCTTGTCTCTTATTATCATTTAGGTAGTTAATGGTACAGAAACTTTTTTTTGGTTACACCTTAGTTCTGCATGCCAATAAGTCAATAACACTTCCGAGGTACTATATTATACAGACTAACCATCTTGTATGTTTTTTTTCTGGGGCTTCAGGAGAGAGACTTGATGGTATCAGCAGTGAAGGAGCAGCACAGAAGCTCAGAGGGAAAGTTGGGACATCTGTTACAGTAAAAGTTCACAGGGTAAAGTTGCATCCTATAAAAAGAAATGCACATAATATTTAGTACGGTTTAAGACTGTTAAAAAAAGTTGAACACGGATTTCTAAATGGTTTTCCGAAAATTGGCTTCTTGTTTGTATTGTGCAAACACCACTATTTGAAAATCAATGAACCAGAGGGTACAATTATATCAGTATGTTTGGTTATTATTAGTTAACTACTACTGGTCTAGCATTTGGAGCTTAGTGAGCTCTTATAAATCAATTCAATTACTTCCATATGTATCTTGGAATAACCTTTAGATGTTATACAAGATCTGCATGACTTACAATAGCAAAACGTCATCTAAGGCGAATGATGATATGGTTATTATGTAGATGAGAATTTACTCTAATTAGTATAGCTTTGATTCTGGTTTTCCCTACAGGGCAATAAATCAGGAGGTGGTGATGACTTGAGAGAGGTATTGCTTATTAGTTTGTTGAAGACTTTGAATAGTTTAGAGTTTTATACTATATTTTTTTATGTAATACTGAAGCATGCTTTATTTGTGAAGGTTAATCTACCTCGCGAGTTTATA is a genomic window containing:
- the LOC141712598 gene encoding carboxyl-terminal-processing peptidase 3, chloroplastic-like; this translates as MEKLCSNFDLNPPQISSISTKFPTRPTSSLAYISHISCSNGSRHHKFVVQKIVSTPKNGSSSQFDKTGDSVGLNQGLVKSIGRGLVGFAAALAVCVDSPALAESLTVAFPVSPAHEVNTVQRTLVEAWSLIRETFVDPTFNHQDWDMKLQQTMVEMFPLRSADAAYNKISGMLATLGDPFTRIISPKEYQSFRIGSDGNLRGVGLFINVDPKSGHLVVMSCLEGSPADRAGIHEGDELMEINGERLDGISSEGAAQKLRGKVGTSVTVKVHRGNKSGGGDDLREVNLPREFIKLSPISSAVIPHKTSDGRLSKTGYVKLLAFSQTAASDMENAVAELENQGVQSYILDLRNNPASLVKAGLDVAQIWLDGDETLVNTIDRDGNMFPINMVHGHAKTQDPLVVLVNEGSASASEILAGALHDNGRAKLVGHRTFGKGKIQSVTELDDGSALFITVAKYLSPALHDIDQVGIAPDVQCSAEMLNSPRESYMKNKNSASSLEADSCIMVAEHVLEVQESKGSPS